A genomic region of Alligator mississippiensis isolate rAllMis1 chromosome 4, rAllMis1, whole genome shotgun sequence contains the following coding sequences:
- the SLC39A10 gene encoding zinc transporter ZIP10: MKVHMHTKFCLICLLTFIFHQCSHCHEERHDHGPEESQAHNHNDYQISEASYLQNGGTVSAPSKFSVLEAENEQKYYIEKLFDHYGENGRLSFFGLEKLLISLGLGEIKVVEINHEDIGHDHVSHLDILEVQEGKHSHSHNHLHSHSHSGAENQTGISTKRNHKCDSEKETTRTSVKLDSKHVHDHIYHHHRHHHLHHQLEHNGTRHFRNESVSHNEHGEQNHEPSTETNTTQEQPDRKRRKHKKRRKGKKIGETLGDTAQDFVPDHEPDDQYEHNHVHKHDHVHDGSHLHVHLHEHDNDRATSHGHQDPSPSSEDGYHHTSKREAPHKQINVKKHAIFSARSHKDHGEDDHEHEECLNVTQLLRYYGLGTSSPISPEMFIYLCPALLYQIDRRLCIEHYDELLVEDLNKDKSAAAQNNDKIGASATAWFCGLISITVISLLSLLGVILVPIINQGCFKFLLTFLVALAVGTLSGDALLHLLPHSQGGHNHSHHQGHVHEHRHSHGHSHEHGLGAEGFLEEYDAVLKGLVALGGIYLLFIIEHCIRMYKHYNKQKTKQKWCKKKQIEESPVGTKLSDHKLNSRPDADWLQLKPLAGADDSVVSEDRLNETELTDLDGQLDSPPKNFLSGENACNMHHSHNDVLHAVQEHNLHDAEYDNSPGEDKIIARKHNHHWHHKHSHHSHGHCHSGKDLKDTGIANIAWMVIMGDGIHNFSDGLAIGAAFSAGLTGGISTSIAVFCHELPHEFGDFAVLLKAGMTVKQAIVYNVLSAMMAYIGMLIGTAVGQYANNITLWIFAVTAGMFLYVALVDMLPEMLHGDGDHEEHGYCPVGQFILQNLGLLLGFAIMLVIALYEDKLVLNIQF; encoded by the exons ATGAaggtacacatgcacacaaaatttTGCCTCATTTGTTTGCTGACATTCATCTTTCATCAGTGCAGTCATTGCCACGAAGAGAGACATGACCATGGTCCTGAAGAGAGCCAGGCACACAACCATAATGACTATCAGATCTCGGAAGCATCATATCTCCAGAATGGAGGAACAGTATCTGCACCAAGTAAATTTTCGGTGCTGGAAGctgaaaatgaacaaaaatactACATTGAAAAGCTTTTTGATCATTATGGTGAAAATGGAAGATTGTCATTTTTTGGTCTGGAAAAACTGCTGATAAGTCTTGGCCTTGGAGAGATAAAAGTAGTGGAGATTAATCATGAGGATATTGGCCATGATCATGTTTCCCATTTGGATATTTTAGAGGTACAAGAAGGGAAGCATTCTCATTCTCATAACCATCTTCATTCCCATAGCCACTCAGGTGCAGAAAACCAAACTGGCATTTCCACAAAGAGAAACCATAAATGCGACTCTGAGAAGGAAACAACACGGACATCTGTAAAACTTGATAGTAAACATGTTCATGACCACATTTACCACCACCATCGTCACCACCATCTGCATCATCAACTTGAACATAATGGTACACGTCATTTTCGCAATGAGTCAGTCAGTCACAATGAACATGGAGAGCAGAACCATGAGCCTTCAACAGAGACAAATACAACTCAAGAACAACCTGACAGAAAACGACGGAAACACAAGAAGAGACGAAAAGGGAAGAAAATCGGAGAGACTTTGGGAGATACTGCACAAGACTTTGTTCCAGACCATGAGCCAGATGATCAATATGAGCATAATCATGTTCATAAACACGATCATGTACATGATGGATCTCACTTACATGTACACCTTCATGAACACGATAATGATCGTGCTACTAGTCATGGACATCAAGATCCCAGTCCTAGTAGTGAGGATGGATACCATCATACCAGCAAGCGAGAAGCACCTCATAAACAGATTAATGTAAAAAAACATGCTATATTTTCAGCACGTAGTCACAAAGATCATGGTGAGGATGACCATGAACACGAAGAG TGTTTAAATGTCACTCAGCTGCTGCGGTACTATGGTCTTGGAACCAGCTCTCCAATATCtcctgaaatgtttatataccTGTGTCCTGCACTGCTGTATCAAATTGACAGAAGACTTTGTATTGAGCATTATGATGAGCTTCTGGTTGAAGACTTGAATAAAGATAAAAGTGCAGCAGCTCAGAATAATGATAAAATAGGTGCCTCAG CCACAGCCTGGTTTTGTGGACTCATTTCTATCACTGTCATTAGCCTGCTATCTTTGCTGGGTGTCATCTTGGTTCCCATCATTAACCAAGGGTGCTTCAAATTCCTTCTAACGTTCCTGGTTGCTCTGGCTGTTGGGACACTGAGTGGAGACGCACTACTCCATTTGTTGCCACAT TCTCAAGGAGGCCATAACCACAGTCACCACCAAGGGCATGTTCATGAACACAGGCATTCTCATGGACATTCCCATGAGCATGGACTGGGAGCTGAAGGATTTCTAGAAGAATATGATGCAGTATTGAAAGGACTTGTCGCACTTGGAGGCATTTACCTTTTGTTCATCATTGAACACTGCATAAGAATGTACAAGCACTATAATAAACAAAAG ACTAAACAGAAATGGTGTAAGAAAAAACAGATTGAAGAATCACCAGTTGGAACGAAGCTTTCAGATCATAAACTAAATAGTAGGCCAGATGCTGACTGGCTTCAGCTCAAACCTCTTGCAG GAGCTGATGACTCAGTTGTATCTGAAGACCGACTTAATGAAACTGAACTGACTGATCTAGATGGCCAGCTGGACTCCCCGCCCAAAAACTTCCTGTCTGGAGAAAATGCATGCAATATGCACCATTCTCACAACGATGTCTTACATGCTGTTCAAGAGCACAATCTCCATGATGCAGAGTACGACAACAGCCCTGGAGAAGATAAAATCATAGCTAGAAAACACAACCATCACTGGCACCACAAACATTCCCACCATTCCCATGGTCACTGCCATTCAGGAAAAGACCTGAAAGATACTGGCATAGCCAACATAGCTTGGATGGTAATTATGGGAGATGGCATCCACAATTTTAGTGATGGCTTAGCAATAG GAGCAGCGTTTAGTGCCGGACTGACAGGAGGAATTAGTACTTCTATAGCAGTGTTTTGTCATGAGCTTCCCCACGAATTTG GTGATTTTGCTGTGCTACTTAAAGCAGGAATGACAGTAAAGCAAGCCATTGTATACAATGTCCTGTCTGCCATGATGGCTTACATAGGAATGCTGATAGGCACAGCCGTTGGACAGTATGCCAATAACATCACCCTTTGGATCTTtgcagtcactgcaggcatgttcctctacgtggcactggtcgATATG cttccAGAAATGCTTCATGGAGATGGAGACCATGAGGAACATGGATATTGTCCTGTGGGACAATTCATTCTTCAGAATTTAGGTTTGCTCCTTGGATTTGCTATCATGCTGGTGATTGCCCTCTATGAAGATAAACTTGTGCTCAACATCCAGTTTTGA